From Plasmodium malariae genome assembly, chromosome: 8:
CTCTCATACGTAAAGCTTTCGCGGGTCTTTCACCAGAGTTTTTAACAAGCAGTGatgagaataataaaaaattagacagtatgtttttttcttttcaaaatGGAGTTTAACAGTGCAAAAAcaaacaataaaaatgtaaaataaaaaaaatgaatataaaaataaataaaatataatatactaaaatgtagtgtaatataatgaaataatataggCCCAGTACCAATACACcgtctaatttttttttttttttttttcgcacTGTAAAGTGCCACAGGATCATATCCATATCAGACAGACGTTTaggtatacatttatacgtttttgcattttttacctttgtaatattttatatatttaaaacctaatttgtatatatctatatatatatatatatttatttaaatatgtcAGAGTGATGTGAAAGCGTTTAAGCCTATTTTTACGTAaaactttttcattttttgtactCTCTACTTTTATGATTCCtcctttttccatttttccgCGCTTAAAGATTTGAAAAATGAGAAGGTGAAAAGAGGCTCAACTGGCAGatacatacgtatacgtaaatacatgtacacacataaacatacataaacctacacgcatatacatatatgcgtacATACAATATTGTGCTAAATCTGGTGTGTTATCATGAAAGTAATCCTGTatactgttttattttttttatttttcattatgcaTTTGTGTCGAATAACATTACAGATGGGGGTATAACTTTTCATTTAAGGATTGTGCAAAAAGTGAGAAAATTTTATGTCgacaattttttcaaatgtgCATGTTTCAGTACGCGTATATGTGTTTATgggtatttatttaaataaaaattcctTCATCCtgtttaacatttttttccttttcttgaATGGAGCGTTTCTtacgagaaaaaaaaaaagaaaagagaagGAATTACCTAAAGGTTAATACTTGTAAGAGTTCGAGAGATCTATATATTGTCACTGCTCATGTAGATAAGCTAGTAATGTATCATAcggaaaaagaaattttttaaaaggagaaaatgaaaaaaaagagcctacatttttttgttttcttctaAAGAGATTATTCTGACTTGTTCAGGAAATGTGTGACACTCTCCTGtgtatacttaaaaaaataaaaaataaataaaataaatctaaaaagggtaaaaaaaaaataaaacgtaaaatggtatataaaaaaaaaataaaaagagtaaaaacaaaataaaacgaaaaaggataaaaaaaaataaataaatcaaaaaaatataaaaacagaataaagaaaaaaatacacaaacaaaataaaacagaaaaatatttatctttatgCTGAAGAACTGTGGAAATTAAACTTTCCTCCTCGAAAATAACTCACTACTTTTGTtctacattaaaaaaaaataaaatgtacacaAAATTAACCTTTCGACagattgaaaattttttataactatatatatacatatatgtactacattatatatatgcataaataaatatacttaagTGCGTGATTATATTCAAAAGTTAagcagaataaaaaatatatttatgtttttttaccAGACTTTGAGAATTTTGATTTTCccgtatatattatagttttttgtttttcaaaaCTTACATGAGTTTATCTTGCTGAACGTGTAAAAGCATTTCATagagataaaataaaaaaaatatataatatatatatatatatagatatatagatagatagatatgtataaatatatatatatttatgtataagtatatatgtataaatatatatatatatatatatttacgtataagtacatatatacatatttatatttagcAAAATAAGACTAAAGTTAACGATATAGGAAGGTGAAAGAtagcaaaaaatatagttcTTCAAAacaatgaaaacaaaaagcAAAGGGAATAAACGCAGGACCAAAATGCTTacaaaatgtttaaaattttttcaaaaacgTACATGTGTACTATAAACATTAGGCTATTTTGGTTTTACAATGtacgaaaatatttttataatgtacataaaataaagaatttgAACAACAGGCTAAATGGTAGTAgcataaaggaaaaatatctTGATATTTCAAATGTGAATGTAAATAgcaataaaaatgaaatatttgaaaatctgcaaaaaaaaaaaattgttaatgAAGAGAAGtccaaaaataaattctttacAACAAATGGGAAGcatgttaaaaatatggagtatattttaaatgagtTTAACGAGTTCGTTTCGATCGATCAGTATGAAAAAAGGagggaaaaacaaaacacTATGAAATGCATGGAAGGAGGGACTAAAAAATCGGAAGCAAAAagggaagaaaaaaacaaagagaAATTAAACcataaaaaggataaaacaAACGTAAGTGAAGAAGAAGATGACGAATCAAAATtggataaattattaaaaaaaagaaacgttaaaaaagatatagtaacaataacagATAAAGCTAAATATGAgattaagaaaattatagaagataataacaaagaaaataaaaatgaaaattatgttttaaaattattttttataactaaAGGTTGTAATGGATTAACtcattcttttaattttattaacaaggatgacattcataaaaatgatgaaattatttatgatgatacaaaaaaaaaaaacattctCCTAGTAATTGACAGCAATTGTATTCTTTATGTTATTAACACAACACTCGATTATTATAAAGATGACTTAactgaaaaatttattttcacaaATCCGAATATAACATCAGTTTGTCCCTGCGGAACGAGCTTTcacttttcaaaaaaagagGTAGATAAATTGGAGTaaatgtgtgtgtgtgtgtgtgtgtgtgtatgtgtacaaGTGGAAGAGTTACCACATAAGGGGTACAAACTGTACAAGCAGTTGTACACACGCGCAAGTAAgcacgcatatatatatatatatatatatatatatatgcgtttgtacatgtgtatatacaaatacacatatacctTCATATGCAGACCTTTGTTTTAACCTGCGTTTTGACCTACGTTTTTGAAAacttgaatttttttatgttgcgtgtttgcattttttttctgttttatcTGTATTATTGCTATAGTCATATGTAAACTCATTTGAAATATTCCTATTCCATATTGTTGTAATGTAGCAATttccctattttttttttttttactgaatgttgttttctttttttattgtttccATCAAATTGTCGATGTCTATTTCTCCATCTCTAATATAGTTTAAGTcctaatcaaaaaaaaaaaaaaaaaaaaaatatgagcGTGAACGTGAACGTTAACATGTATATGCGTAAGTACATGCACATGAACGTGGTCATAAAATTCAGTACATCAATTTGTTTTAAGTGTATtacgtaaaataaaaaaaaataagaaacatataaacggacaaataaacaaacaaagGAACAAATAAACTAATAAACAGgcaaataaacaaacaaacaaacaaacaaatattcttataaagACGTATTAAACAATTTGCATTTCTCACATCGAATAATAAAGTAGTACACAATATTACACGCACGTATTTCGTATTACTTAACAGAGTAAAACgcatatctttttatttcttttaataccTTAGGATATATGTTTGCgttttttttgcaaatcGAGTCATTTTTCACAATACAGTAATATAACATgttatcataaaaataaaaactattGTCATGCACGTATTTGCTGCTACTATTGCCACTAGTCTCGTGAATGTCCGCATTTTTCAGTTcctcttttccttttcctttttttgaaCTTAAATTGGAAGAGGGAATACAAAATTTGTAGATTCCTTTTTCCGCATAAGCTTGATCATTTATTTGTGTGCCCTTATTCCCtgtgtaaatataatttttcaaaaatttgtTTGTAAACGTAGTatgtttgtttttatatagccaattttttgcatttattaaaataacttttttttttttattattttttttaaaagtatgtatataaagctgaaatatataatgatcaTAAGCGAATGAGTTcttcaaatttttatcataaaatgattttataatattcaagGTGTCTATTATAACATCCGCTTcattaagaaaattaaaataataatttaaatttttctgcGTAACAGCTATTATTCGtttattataaacatatacttCAAACAAGAAacaaatgttaatatttacatatttcgataaaattagatatatatccttgtttttattttcttttaatattttgtacaCACTTGTACAACTTTTTAGCATTAGTAATGCAtcatataatgtattaacttctaaattaaaattatttacaaatgagcctttttttaaattcttataatttaCTCTCAAAAAAACACTATTATTTAgttcttctattttattctttattttttctaaaattctTCGAAACTGTGTATTGCAAAATAAactgttcattttttttctttcgaGTTTGTCATTTCGCTTTTCGTTTTCGCTATCGTGTAAATCGTTTCCATCgtcttttatatttctctTCCCATCATCTTTTACTTCGTCCTTCCCATCATCTTTTACTTCGTCCTTCCCATCATCTTTTACTTCGTCCTTCCCATCATCTTTTACTTCGTCCTTCCCATCATCTTTTACTTCGTCCTTTCCACCATATTTTACCTCTCCCTTTCCATCTCCTTTTTCCTCCTTTTCCTCTTCCTTCTCCCTTTCTGTGCTGCGTATGTGGCAGTTGTCGGATGGATCTTCGTCCGGTTTATGCTCAGAGGTATCTCTATTAACTTTTCCTTCGCACTTAATATTTGGTTGATTGCTGCATATAGTTCCATTCCCCTCTCCATGCTGTTTACTTGGTTGCTTGTGGTTactattcatattatattcGTTCAAATCCATTTCAACTGCAGTCTCCTTCACTTTTCTAATAATTCCATCCGATGATAATGAATCAGAATAAGAGGAAAAGGAAGAGTACATGTTTTCGTCTACATTTTTAAACTTATTTCTTTGTACATACTTTggtaagaatatataatcacttagtaaatattttattatttcattgtttaatttaaccgtttttgattttatcataattttattatactgaTCATATAACTgtttataacatattttgttCCTCTTCTGAATAgacatattataaaaatcaggttcatataaataaaaaaaaaaatcatttatcTGTTTAATTGTATTAGGTATATGATAATCAGACGAGTCTAATACCTGTGTGTTGAATAGTTtactataaatatgtttcatCGTTTCTTCaagttttttgtttttattaaatgagtGCATCTGTATAATGTCAATAAAATGCTCTAGGAATGCCTTCTTTTGTTCTTCCGTTATTATGTTACATCCTTTACTAACATGATGGATTCCATCTTTACGATTGTTATCGCTACCAATAACACTACGACTACTTCTTTCATTAGCACTGTCATTAGTGCTCTCACTACTGTCGACAATATCGTCAACATCGCTAGTATTGCTAGTATTGCTAGTATTGCTAATATCGCTAATATCGCTAATATCGCTAGTATCGCTAGTATCAGTAGCATCGTTATAACTGTTATCTTTATCAATGACAGTACCACCATCGTTAACtttaaatacaatttttagTTTGCTGCCCCTTTTCGCTCTTTTTTCCTCTTGcttttccttattatttGTAACAATTGTACTTATATCGTAATTCCATCCCTTATCAATGAGTGTACATTCAGAAGAATTTATCTTAACAGATCCTTTGTTCTgcatgcatatttttatttttacatttattaaattataactaTAATCTACACTTTCATCGTTTGTATTTACTAGTAAAAATGCATCAAGGTATATAGCTTGCACATTCTCATATAAAGACTTCTTCACTTcgttattattttcatacgcggtaaaaaataaatcctGGTCATTTCGATTTGTATGAGAATAGACTAAACTATTTCTATCGCATCTGCTACTTCCATGATTTTTACCACTcctattacttttattactCTTGTTTCCATTTGAAGATATTTCGtttaaatttatgtttaGTATTCTCCTCTGAGCATCATACATTTCATCCGTAAACTGTATGTCGTTCCTTCTGCTACATTCATTATGCGTTTTAGTATTCCTTTTCATTGaaccatttttattttcataactCTGTTTTGGAATTATTAGcatgtttacatttttaaagagggcataaattttattttttaagtcgCCCAAATGTgaatcttttattttgtacgAATTTAACAACAGCTCAATTTTTCCAAAATTCGTcatcaaatataaataaacaaatgtaTTTAATAGAATTACATCTTCATCAAATTGATATCTTAAACAAGAAccactatttttttttcttcctttatCGTCATTTTTAGATTGACTCCTccttttatctttattaatcgatgtttccattttttctaatatagtCTGGGTTAAAAATCCTCAGGTGATGGAAAAATCTCTCTCTATAATTGCTATATGTTTTGCACGGTATAATTTGCCGtaattatatgtacttaatttttaatcatttggatgtatacatacttacatatatatgcagtCCATAATACAACTCCATTCAGCTTCTACAATTTTGTATGTTTCCTGAACGTGAAATAGTAGTAGCATATAACAAtagtcaaaaaaaaaaaaaaaaagggcgtagtaaaaaaaaaaaaaaaaaaaaggcatagtaaaaaaaataaaaaataaaaaattcaagaTAAATGGTACATAATAAgtgaaaaatgataaatgataaaaaagcAGCCTACAAAGAGAACT
This genomic window contains:
- the IscA2 gene encoding iron-sulfur assembly protein, putative, which codes for MCTINIRLFWFYNVRKYFYNVHKIKNLNNRLNGSSIKEKYLDISNVNVNSNKNEIFENLQKKKIVNEEKSKNKFFTTNGKHVKNMEYILNEFNEFVSIDQYEKRREKQNTMKCMEGGTKKSEAKREEKNKEKLNHKKDKTNVSEEEDDESKLDKLLKKRNVKKDIVTITDKAKYEIKKIIEDNNKENKNENYVLKLFFITKGCNGLTHSFNFINKDDIHKNDEIIYDDTKKKNILLVIDSNCILYVINTTLDYYKDDLTEKFIFTNPNITSVCPCGTSFHFSKKEVDKLE
- the PmUG01_08033700 gene encoding regulator of initiation factor 2 (eIF2), putative, giving the protein METSINKDKRRSQSKNDDKGRKKNSGSCLRYQFDEDVILLNTFVYLYLMTNFGKIELLLNSYKIKDSHLGDLKNKIYALFKNVNMLIIPKQSYENKNGSMKRNTKTHNECSRRNDIQFTDEMYDAQRRILNINLNEISSNGNKSNKSNRSGKNHGSSRCDRNSLVYSHTNRNDQDLFFTAYENNNEVKKSLYENVQAIYLDAFLLVNTNDESVDYSYNLINVKIKICMQNKGSVKINSSECTLIDKGWNYDISTIVTNNKEKQEEKRAKRGSKLKIVFKVNDGGTVIDKDNSYNDATDTSDTSDISDISDISNTSNTSNTSDVDDIVDSSESTNDSANERSSRSVIGSDNNRKDGIHHVSKGCNIITEEQKKAFLEHFIDIIQMHSFNKNKKLEETMKHIYSKLFNTQVLDSSDYHIPNTIKQINDFFFYLYEPDFYNMSIQKRNKICYKQLYDQYNKIMIKSKTVKLNNEIIKYLLSDYIFLPKYVQRNKFKNVDENMYSSFSSYSDSLSSDGIIRKVKETAVEMDLNEYNMNSNHKQPSKQHGEGNGTICSNQPNIKCEGKVNRDTSEHKPDEDPSDNCHIRSTEREKEEEKEEKGDGKGEVKYGGKDEVKDDGKDEVKDDGKDEVKDDGKDEVKDDGKDEVKDDGKRNIKDDGNDLHDSENEKRNDKLERKKMNSLFCNTQFRRILEKIKNKIEELNNSVFLRVNYKNLKKGSFVNNFNLEVNTLYDALLMLKSCTSVYKILKENKNKDIYLILSKYVNINICFLFEVYVYNKRIIAVTQKNLNYYFNFLNEADVIIDTLNIIKSFYDKNLKNSFAYDHYIFQLYIHTFKKNNKKKKVILINAKNWLYKNKHTTFTNKFLKNYIYTGNKGTQINDQAYAEKGIYKFCIPSSNLSSKKGKGKEELKNADIHETSGNSSSKYVHDNSFYFYDNMLYYCIVKNDSICKKNANIYPKDLNYIRDGEIDIDNLMETIKKENNIQ